A genomic window from Impatiens glandulifera unplaced genomic scaffold, dImpGla2.1, whole genome shotgun sequence includes:
- the LOC124918268 gene encoding uncharacterized protein LOC124918268, translating into MAKDSKAKMGFQNSADSKKNCKVVIDSLDAENRLVAHVKVDTQENGVLEGKGLRDVGVEATPLKIKKSRKKRAASDMGALTTENLEDNGHGTEVDGSQIKDDLKEPTMGEKLASLNILDKSIDKSEEEKDSNNQTKPP; encoded by the exons ATGGCTAAGGATAGCAAAGCTAAGATGGGCTTTCAGAATAGTGCAGATTCTAAGAAAAATTGCAAAGTGGTTATTGATTCTTTAGATGCAGAAAATCGGCTTGTTGCCCACGTAAAAGTTGATACCCAGGAAAATGGTGTTCTTGAAGGAAAAG GTCTCCGTGATGTGGGTGTAGAAGCAACACCATTGAAGATTAAGAAATCGAGGAAGAAGCGGGCTGCATCTGATATGGGTGCCTTGACTACAGAAAACTTGGAAGATAATG GTCATGGGACAGAAGTAGATGGAAGCCAAATCAAAGATGATTTGAAGGAGCCAACCATGGGCGAGAAACTTGCAAGCTTAAATATACTAGATAAGTCTATTGATAAAAGTGAAGAGGAAAAAGATTCTAATAATCAAACAAAGCCACCTA